The nucleotide window AGAGGAAGCAGAAACTGCTAGGCAGCTTGCTCAAATTGCattgcaaagaaatcaagagTATATAAGGAACTTGCgaaaaataagaaacgTTTTAGTAAAAGCTAACAGAATGAAGGAAAGGATTCAAGCGTGGAGTCGAGAGTACGTTGGTATGCAGGAAGATGATGTCATAGTACCGAATGCTTTGAGAGTTGTTAAACGAGGTCTTATCAGTGCCACTACTAACAGATCTATGAGTGGTCGTAAAGTCGATGCAGGTGAAGAGTTAAATGAGGAGAATGAAATAGACGATGTGAATGAAGCAAATGAATAgggaaaatcaaaattatgAACTTATAATGTTATTAGTTAACTGATATTGCTATTCTATTATATACATTTGAGGTTAATACTACAATGGATAAATAAGGTCAGACTTTTGCTACCAATTATTAGCAGAATAATCCAAGACTTTGATCATGTTATCAGTCTTTCCactttgtatttttttattttcattgagAAGAGGGGCTATGATATGTTGCGCGCAATTATCAAACAAATTTGTTattacatttttcaacGCTTCCCCCGTTTGTTTAAAATCAGGATAGGCATTTATTTCAAGCAGCTTCACTTCGAGGCCTGAATCGACTAGAAAATCTACACCGAACGTCTCAAATGCATTTGGTAATGGTTGAAAACCAAAACTATCAACTTTGACAGCGGCTAAAAATACGTCATGTGCAATTTCgtatatttgttttttaatGACTTTTTTATCGTCAACGCTCATATCCTTCAACTGATCAAACTCTAAAAcagatatatttttttgctcTTTATCAGATTGCAGACATGTATTGGTCAAATGAGATTTTAAGAAGTTAACATCGGTAGGATTATAATGGCTTTCAGCCAATTCCTCGAACGAGTTTGGGGCAAAAAGTGCTAACATTCTATCATATACGTACACTTCCAGACACCCCTTACAACTGACATAAACCctcaaatgaaattttctatTGTCCATAGATGGTAGAAGTAACGGTGTATTCAAGTATTCCTGAACAATGAAATGTCGCAACTGTgagatgatgattttgttCTCATCTCTCTTTACATCATATTCCTCCTCGTCGTCGGTagcatcttcatcaaatgagTCGAATATTTCTTGTAAATCCTGAatacttttgaatattcttATTCCTTGACCTTTATCACTCATACTAGGCTTGACTATCCACcacttttcatttttctctaACTCTTGTCTTAATTCCCAATTTTCGTCAAGCGAGTCATCTAGGAATTCCGCATAGTCCAAATCGAATGAAAAGGTCTCAGGGAAGGCTTTGGAAAGAATCGAGTTCGGATTTTTCACTACAAAGGCACGAATTGTTTGTGCTAGATAATGCTTTCTTATCAGTGATTTGCGGTAGATATAGGAATTTGCAAAGTAATGGTCCACATCAGAGGAAAGTTTTTCCATATCTAATTGTTCGTAGTCACCATAATGAAATATTCttcctttgaaatttggcaAAGACGGCAGATTGCTAAGAATATCGTAATCAGGCAAGTATTTCAGAATAGCCTTTCTCAAAGGCGTATAAACATACTCCTTTGGATCTATTGAGATAACAACCTTATTAGGTGACAAATCTTTCCTGGACAGCAATAACTCGCCAACAAggttttcaacatttttaaaGGTTGCTCGCAATGGCGTCACACTgatcattttcttttcaataatatttTTATCTACATTAGAGCTGGAGCTTTCGTGGTAATGATGCGAATTAGTATGGTGTTTGAAGTTTGGAGCCCAATCGAAAGTTATCGTTTGATACTCATTTCCATCTTCGATTTCATTCCCATTTTCTCCGGAGTCGGAACCTATTTTAGGCCCATTGAAAATTGCGTTCCATCTATTATCCCAAAGGATAGTATAATGTGCCTTAGTACTAGCATCTAGTTCACTCGATAAAGGCACATTAATACTGTAAAAATCAGTGTTATCGTTCCAATGGTGGTACAAATGGTCAATGATCTCAAGCGACCGAACGGCAGCGACTTGCAAGATCTTTTGATCCACATTTTTCTCCCCATTAAAGTACGCCCAGGATAACGCAATCGATCTAGTGCTACCTGCGATGACGGATTCCATCGCTGCACCAACAGTCCCGCTAGAAGTAATATAAGCCGCCGAAGTATTCCTTCCAACGTTGGGGCCACTAATCACGAGATCAAACGGTTCGCGAGAAAGATGGTACAGTCCAATATTAGAACACGACGCCGGGGTACCATCTATAAGTATCCACTCGATGTCGTCAGATGACACATCGGGGTTCATAATGTTGCGAGGTAATGTAGAGCCCTCACGAAAAACCTGTGGCTGAATAAAGGGCCCGATAAAGGAGTTGTCGTTTGAGTTCAGCCTCGAATATAAAAATTGTGCCGTCAACTTTTTGCCAGCAAAATGAGCTTTCCCGATCCACGATTTTTGCACATGAGGAACACAGATTGTCAAGTCCCAATGTGGGTAGTCCTGTTTCAACTGCTGCACGAAGGGCCTGATATAAGCAGAAAACTCATCATTGAGCGGCCCATCATCGTTGGTCAACAGCACACGCATTCCGCCCAGCGCTTCAAGGTCTCCTGCCAAGTGAACGAGAGCATCGCAATCCTTctgatttgcaaaaatacTTTATGTACGCACAGAGCCCCGGCCGATGGCGAGAAAAGACCCGCTGTGGCGAAAAacgataatgaaaaaaaacaccaCCATCAACTCTCCACAAGCGAAAGAAAAGGTAGATCGGCGAGCAGAGCACCGCCGCTAGAAAAAACCACCATGTCCTTATTTGTCAACCCATTTGCATCCCAAGAAGTGAGCCAGGAAAAGCTAGACGTTGCTGAGGTTCAATTCGACGCCATGAACTCAACCTTCAACAACATTTTGTTCAGCTGTCTGGAGAAATGCATACCGCACGACCACTATAGCGAGAGTGAACTAAATAAGGGCGAGATGTCGTGCGTGGACAGATGCGTTGCCAAAATCCACTACAGCAACAGACTAATTGGAGCTTATGTACAAGCCAAGGGCTTTGCCCCCGACACACACTTGCCACATTACAAGCCTTTCAAGACAAGCACAGCGGACACCGGCATGCAAAAATAGGTCAATTAGCTGACTGCCACGCATCTCTGCAGGCGACATCAGCGCAACAGCATCAACTTCACGAAACCATACCAGATATAAATGTAAATATTAGAATAACTGACATCCGGGCCTGTTCCGAACGTGCAGAACGATATACCGTGCGGAGCGATCATTATCTTCCGTTACCCGCCGCGCTCTCGCTTTCGCACTGTCCGGAGGCGCGCGGTGAATGGGTGCCCCTCCGGACACCTCGTTCGGGACGACCGCcccttttttgttttctttttgtaccTTCCCCTTTTTCGCTTCCACTTTTCTCGCTGCATTTGTCCACCCTCGCAGCAACGAAAAAGTTTTCACCACCAGAAAACACTGCCGGTGCAGTTAAATATTGCGTACTTTGTAGCCTATAAAAACAATTTTCCTCATAATTAAGCATTTCTACATAGTAAAAAACTGTGTGGTACCATACAAACTCGATTTTCATCAGCATACAAAACCAAATTCGGATAACACTTAAATTGTAAGTCGACAGCACTActaataaaaaaaacaaattaaCAAAACTCAACAACAGGACAAGAGCAACACAACAAATAAAACTACAATCGCATGAACGCAGACGCAGTAGCAGCGAGATACAGGGGATAGATGTTTAGGTAGCAAGCAGTGGTCGGAGACACGTCAGCGGTAAGGTACCTGGCGCTCTCATGGTGCGTTGCAATGGCGGCGGCGTTCAGATACATTTTGCAACGCTGCTTGTGATTGACGAATGTGCGGTGATCAGCTCGAACCTATATGGTTTTACACCCCCATCCTCGCCCCTCATGGTATGTGGCCTCTTTTTCTGGCCTTTTCTGTCGTTGGGGCTAGTCgcttttgtttttctgGCGCGCGACACGAAATGGAGTGAACGCGCAGCGAGGTGCGCGGCGTGCCGGGCAACTGCCAAAGGATCGATCCGTTTCGCGTATGGGAAGTGATATAAACAAGGTAGAGTGGGTTGTTTCCGTTGTGGTTGTTTCTGGCTGTGGTTGTTTTTGTTCTTGCGTTGGAGGATCCTGGTGGCCAACTCATTTACTAACTGTGTCGTAATAGAAATTGGTAACAATGTCAGCTCCAAGGGAAACGAAAAAGAGAACTACcagaagaaagaaggatCCAAATGCGCCAAAGAGGGCGCTGTCGGCTTATATGTTCTTTGCCAACGAAAACAGAGACATTGTGCGTGCTGAGAACCCGGACGTGACCTTCGGTCAAGTGGGCAGAATCCTAGGTGAAAGATGGAAGGCGTTGACTCCAGATGAGAAGACGCCTTACGAGGCCAAGGCAGAGGCAGACAAGAAGAGGTACGAGTCTGAAAAAGAGCTGTACAATGCTACTCGCGCTTGATGTTGTCTGCCTCCACCAGGTCTGAATCTTTGGGTATACTATTTTACTCTCGTTTACTAttatattatatttttacTCTTTCTCTGTCGTTGTGAGCTGTGTATCGCAGCCGAGCAGGGTGGGAAAAAGTATCTTTCTCTAGGTCTCAATTCTGTATTATTAGCTTATTTTTCTAAAACCACATCTTTATCGCTAGCCGTGAGCAGCCAGCTCAGTATCTGTGCGCCCGAGAGAGCTGCGTTACCGTTGCTGACGCGTAGACGCGTAAACGCgtttctgtttttttttttttcaggaCAGAGTATATAAGTTCTTCATAGTGTTGCGAAGGTCAAAGGCCCTTCCGTAGGATCCGATTCTGCTCACATCTGGATTTGTACCAGCGTTAACAGCAGTTCTTGATCCAGTGTATATAATGTTAGAGgccaaatttgaagaagcaTCCCTTTTTAAAAGAATCATCGACGGGTTCAAGGACTGTGTTCAGCTCGTGAATTTCCAGTGCAAGGAAGATGGTATAATTGCGCAAGCGGTAGACGACTCTCGTGTTTTGTTGGTCTCTCTGGAGATTGGCATTGAAGCCTTCCAGGACTACAGATGCGATCATCCGGTTACTTTGGGTGTTGATTTGACTTCGTTGAGCAAAATTCTACGTTGTGGTAACAACTCAGATACGTTGACGCTAATCGCGGATGATACACCCGACTCTGTCTTATTACTGTTCGAAGACACAAAGAAAGACCGTATAGCAGAGTACTCTTTGAAACTCATGGATATTGACGCTgactttttgaagatcGAGGAATTAGCTTACGAATCAACTTTAATGATGCCATCCCCAGAATTCACCAAGATCGTGCGTGATCTCAGTCAATTGAGTGACTCTTTGAACATAATGGTCACCAAGGAGACAATTAAATTCGTCGCGGACGGTGATATTGGGTCAGGCTCCGTCATTTTGAAGCCATTTGTAAACATGGATAAACCAGAGGAAAGCATCAAGTTGGACATGGAGCAGCCTGTTGATTTGACTTTTGGTGCTAAATACTTGCTCGATATCGTGAAGGGATCCGCTCTATCTGACAAGGTAGGTATAAGATTATCAAGTGAGGCGCCAGCTCTGTTCCAATTCGACTTGAAAAGCGGTTATTTGCAATTCTTCTTGGCTCCAAAGTTTAATGACGAGGAATGAATTATCATCCTAAAATTTCGATTCATATATACAAAAAAACTGTAAATTAAATAATCTCTCATATCCAAgctttttcattaattcATTAGTCCACATTTTCCTCCAAAAACGTTGTTCTCACACAGCTTTTCGCCGTTAGCGGTAGTATCAGTTTGAACGCATCACCTTCATTCAGATAATAGCGAAACATTCGCTTCATCCTCAAGAACCCCATACCTTCGTATAGGTTCAATGCAACATTGTTGCTAACTTCTGTTTCTAACATTATCTCATCGCATCCCtctttttgcatttttttaattgccTTTTTAACCAACGTCTTGGCGATTCCACGTCCACGGTATTTACTTTCAACTGCCAACATCCCAATATATCCTCTCATTCTTCGGTTTCTATGTGACTCTTGCTTACATATAACACATCCAATTGGCTCATCGGATTTTTCactatcatcatcaaatgCAAGATATGCTAGTTCAGGCCATCGATTTAAGAAAAATCTATATACGTATATTGAATACGGTTCTGACAGATCAGCATCTATCAGTCTCTTGAGATGTTCAAAGTGAAGCAAATTTCCCAAATCCAATGGTCTATAACTAATCATGAGGTATAAATTTGCCTGTGTTTTCCCTTAATTTTACATATTCTTgagtttcatttttgacttttttcatttggtTTCCAGTTCCTTTTAAATTTGAGTCTTTAAAGATGCAGCGCTGTAAGTAAGCGATAGGGTAAGGCTTAAACAAGGCCAGCATTTGACAAAAAACTCGACCGCCCCGGAAACCCTTTTATTGCATATAGTCTCATTAGCTTCTGCAAAATAACTGTCTACAGCCGAATGACTATTTAATTAGATTGGTCTTCGATAGTGGACGTAGAAATCACACAAAAATGTCAAATGATGCCCACATAATCAACGCTATCACCGGTGAGTCCGTGTCAACAGATCTTAAGTTCTTCATGTCATTAGATGACTTTAAACGCTTTATTATTCAGAAATGGAATATTCCTTGGGATCAGCTGCTTATTCTTTTACCTTTCGGAAATAAACTGAAAGCTTCTAGCTTCAAGGATTGTTTGAGCAATACCGCCATCGGTGCTAATGAATTTTACGTATATGATAGGCGGTTATTTTCTGTGATTAATGAACCTGTATATCCACAGCACGATATGAGTAGTAATCCGGAGCTGGCTGAAAAAGTTGAGTCTCTTTTGCATCTATTAACACGCGATATTCAGTCTAAGAACGAGTGCACATTATTTAAGCCAATAAGCTCTCCATTAGAAGATGTAGACCtaaaattggaaaatctAAGCCATAGAACTATAATAAGCCTTTTGACTACAAATTTAGGTTGGTTAAGCGCCTTGGAAATTGACGTACATTATTTCCGTAA belongs to Zygotorulaspora mrakii chromosome 1, complete sequence and includes:
- the POL30 gene encoding proliferating cell nuclear antigen (similar to Saccharomyces cerevisiae POL30 (YBR088C); ancestral locus Anc_3.332) produces the protein MLEAKFEEASLFKRIIDGFKDCVQLVNFQCKEDGIIAQAVDDSRVLLVSLEIGIEAFQDYRCDHPVTLGVDLTSLSKILRCGNNSDTLTLIADDTPDSVLLLFEDTKKDRIAEYSLKLMDIDADFLKIEELAYESTLMMPSPEFTKIVRDLSQLSDSLNIMVTKETIKFVADGDIGSGSVILKPFVNMDKPEESIKLDMEQPVDLTFGAKYLLDIVKGSALSDKVGIRLSSEAPALFQFDLKSGYLQFFLAPKFNDEE
- the PBY1 gene encoding putative tubulin tyrosine ligase (similar to Saccharomyces cerevisiae PBY1 (YBR094W); ancestral locus Anc_3.335) yields the protein MNPDVSSDDIEWILIDGTPASCSNIGLYHLSREPFDLVISGPNVGRNTSAAYITSSGTVGAAMESVIAGSTRSIALSWAYFNGEKNVDQKILQVAAVRSLEIIDHLYHHWNDNTDFYSINVPLSSELDASTKAHYTILWDNRWNAIFNGPKIGSDSGENGNEIEDGNEYQTITFDWAPNFKHHTNSHHYHESSSSNVDKNIIEKKMISVTPLRATFKNVENLVGELLLSRKDLSPNKVVISIDPKEYVYTPLRKAILKYLPDYDILSNLPSLPNFKGRIFHYGDYEQLDMEKLSSDVDHYFANSYIYRKSLIRKHYLAQTIRAFVVKNPNSILSKAFPETFSFDLDYAEFLDDSLDENWELRQELEKNEKWWIVKPSMSDKGQGIRIFKSIQDLQEIFDSFDEDATDDEEEYDVKRDENKIIISQLRHFIVQEYLNTPLLLPSMDNRKFHLRVYVSCKGCLEVYVYDRMLALFAPNSFEELAESHYNPTDVNFLKSHLTNTCLQSDKEQKNISVLEFDQLKDMSVDDKKVIKKQIYEIAHDVFLAAVKVDSFGFQPLPNAFETFGVDFLVDSGLEVKLLEINAYPDFKQTGEALKNVITNLFDNCAQHIIAPLLNENKKIQSGKTDNMIKVLDYSANNW
- a CDS encoding non-histone chromosomal protein 6 (similar to Saccharomyces cerevisiae NHP6B (YBR089C- A) and NHP6A (YPR052C); ancestral locus Anc_3.333), producing MSAPRETKKRTTRRKKDPNAPKRALSAYMFFANENRDIVRAENPDVTFGQVGRILGERWKALTPDEKTPYEAKAEADKKRYESEKELYNATRA
- the MAK3 gene encoding peptide alpha-N-acetyltransferase MAK3 (similar to Saccharomyces cerevisiae MAK3 (YPR051W); ancestral locus Anc_3.331); its protein translation is MISYRPLDLGNLLHFEHLKRLIDADLSEPYSIYVYRFFLNRWPELAYLAFDDDSEKSDEPIGCVICKQESHRNRRMRGYIGMLAVESKYRGRGIAKTLVKKAIKKMQKEGCDEIMLETEVSNNVALNLYEGMGFLRMKRMFRYYLNEGDAFKLILPLTAKSCVRTTFLEENVD
- the TIM12 gene encoding Tim12p (similar to Saccharomyces cerevisiae MRS5 (YBR091C); ancestral locus Anc_3.334), with the protein product MSFPDPRFLHMRNTDCQVPMWVVLFQLLHEGPDISRKLIIERPIIVGQQHTHSAQRFKVSCQVNESIAILLICKNTLCTHRAPADGEKRPAVAKNDNEKKHHHQLSTSERKGRSASRAPPLEKTTMSLFVNPFASQEVSQEKLDVAEVQFDAMNSTFNNILFSCLEKCIPHDHYSESELNKGEMSCVDRCVAKIHYSNRLIGAYVQAKGFAPDTHLPHYKPFKTSTADTGMQK